The Arachis duranensis cultivar V14167 chromosome 2, aradu.V14167.gnm2.J7QH, whole genome shotgun sequence genome has a window encoding:
- the LOC127744840 gene encoding uncharacterized protein LOC127744840 gives MAELLSTNNSIPHSKMKKFFTKLKSCYCPHPTTNKKKLSKCPPSSGRITKDRRDSSVDHNEVIVTKPQKKLNVVLPSDDYKNNREWWKSMPIAALGFAFSMS, from the exons ATGGCGG AGCTACTATCCACAAACAATTCAATTCCACATTCAAAGATGAAGAAGTTCTTCACCAAATTAAAATCGTGCTACTGTCCACACCCAACTACTAATAAGAAGAAGCTATCGAAGTGTCCACCGTCCAGTGGCCGCATCACAAAGGATCGTCGTGACAGCAGCGTCGACCACAACGAGGTTATTGTTACCAAACCACAAAAGAAACTCAATGTGGTCTTACCCTCCGACGATTACAAGAACAACAGGGAGTGGTGGAAGTCAATGCCGATCGCGGCTTTGGGGTTCGCTTTTTCCATGTCTTGA